The Corylus avellana chromosome ca8, CavTom2PMs-1.0 genome has a segment encoding these proteins:
- the LOC132189160 gene encoding LOW QUALITY PROTEIN: chaperone protein ClpB4, mitochondrial (The sequence of the model RefSeq protein was modified relative to this genomic sequence to represent the inferred CDS: inserted 1 base in 1 codon), whose protein sequence is MASRRASRLTKSLLAASFNASRPARLPHSQHRACTVSGSTCSFLGNSVSSLSRPLVFGRVSDGNVASAKFLADTFTRRQFHSSTPSYFAASSSQVTQAEFTEMAWEGVIGAVDAARVFKQQVVESEHLMKALLEQKDGLARRIFTKAGLDNTSVLQATDDFISKQPKVIGDTSGPIIGSHLSNLLDNARKCKKEMGDEFLSVEHLVLAFPSDKRFGQQLFSSLQLNEKDLKDAVQAVRGSQRVTDQNPEGKYEALEKYGNDLTELARRGKLDPVIGRDDEIRRCIQILSRRTKNNPVIIGEPGVGKTAIAEGLAQRIVRGDVPEPLLNRKLISLDMGSLVAGAKFRGDFEERLKAVLKEVTASNGQIILFIDEIHTVVGAGATSGAMDAGNLLKPMLGRGELRCIGATTLNEYRKYIEKDPALERRFQQVFCAQPSVEDTISILRGLRERYELHHGVKISDSALVAAAVLADRYITERFLPDKAIDLVDEAAAKLKMEITSKPTELDEVDRAVLKLEMEKLSLKNDTDKASKERLSKLENDLTLLKEKXEELTEQWEHEKFLMTRIRSIKEEIDRVNLEMEAAEREYDLNRAAELRYGVLMSLQRQLEEAEKKLADFRTSGKSLLREEVTDLDIAEIVSKWTGIPLSNLQQSERDKLVMLEEVLHKRVVGQDMAVKSVADAIRRSRAGLSDPNRPIASFMFMGPTGVGKTELAKALAGYLFNSENALVRIDMSEYMEKHAVSRLVGAPPGYVGYEEGGQLTEVVRRRPYSVVLFDEIEKAHHDVFNILLQLLDDGRITDSQGRHVSFTNCVVIMTSNIGSHYILETLSTQGDKKAVYDIMKKQVIELARQTFRPEFMNRIDEYIVFQPLDSNQINKIVEIQLDRLKERLKHKNIDLHYTMEAVELLGKLGFDPNFGARPVKRVIQQLVENEIAMGILRGEFKEDNAIIVDADVSPSAKELPPQNRLRIKKLESCSVMDDAMAAND, encoded by the exons ATGGCAAGCAGAAGGGCTTCAAGGCTCACCAAGTCCCTTTTAGCGGCCTCCTTCAACGCCTCTAGGCCCGCGAGGCTCCCACACTCTCAGCATCGCGCTTGCACAGTTTCTGGTTCCACTTGTAGTTTTCTCGGTAATTCTGTCTCTTCTCTGTCTCGGCCTCTGGTTTTCGGCAGAGTTTCGGATGGAAATGTCGCTTCGGCTAAGTTTCTGGCTGACACTTTCACGCGACGCCAGTTTCACTCTTCCACTCCCTCCTACTTCGCCGCCAGCTCGTCTCAG GTTACTCAAGCAGAGTTCACTGAGATGGCATGGGAGGGAGTTATTGGTGCTGTTGATGCAGCACGAGTTTTCAAACAACAAGTGGTGGAATCCGAGCATTTGATGAAAGCCCTTCTGGAGCAAAAGGATGGCTTAGCCAGGAGAATATTCACAAAGGCAGGACTTGACAACACGTCAGTTCTGCAGGCTACAGACGACTTCATATCCAAACAACCAAAA GTGATAGGTGACACTAGTGGCCCTATAATTGGCTCACATCTCAGTAACCTCTTGGACAATGCCCGAAAATGTAAGAAAGAAATGGGGGATGAGTTTTTGTCAGTAGAGCATCTTGTGTTGGCATTCCCTTCAGACAAGAGGTTTGGGCAGCAGTTATTTAGCAGCCTCCAGCTCAATGAAAAGGACTTGAAGGATGCTGTTCAAGCTGTTCGTGGAAGTCAGAGAGTAACTGATCAAA ATCCTGAAGGAAAATATGAGGCATTGGAGAAATATGGGAATGACTTGACTGAACTTGCAAGGCGAGGCAAACTTGATCCTGTTATAGGACGAGATGATGAAATTCGGCGTTGTATCCAGATATTATctagaagaacaaaaaacaatCCTGTTATTATTGGTGAACCTGGTGTGGGGAAGACTGCAATTGCTGAAGG GTTAGCTCAACGGATTGTGCGGGGAGATGTACCAGAACCACTGTTGAATCGGAAG TTAATCTCCCTAGATATGGGTTCATTAGTTGCTGGTGCGAAATTTCGTGGAGACTTTGAGGAAAGGTTGAAAGCTGTCTTGAAGGAGGTCACTGCTTCAAACGGGcagattattttattcattgaTGAGATCCATACTGTTGTTGGTGCAG GTGCTACAAGTGGTGCAATGGATGCTGGGAACTTGTTGAAACCAATGCTTGGGCGTGGCGAGCTTCGATGTATCGGGGCGACTACATTGAATGAGTACAGGAAATACATTGAGAAGGATCCTGCACTTGAGCGGAGATTTCAACAAGTGTTTTGTGCTCAACCATCTGTTGAAGACACAATATCTATTCTTCGTGGATTGCGAGAGCGCTATGAACTGCATCATGGTGTTAAAATATCAGACAGTGCTCTCGTTGCAGCAGCAGTTCTAGCAGATCGATACATTACAGAACGTTTTTTGCCTGATAAAG CCATTGATCTTGTTGATGAAGCTGCTGCAAAGCTGAAAATGGAAATCACTTCTAAGCCTACGGAGTTGGATGAGGTAGACAGAGCTGTTCTAAAGTTGGAGATGGAGAAGCTATCTCTGAAAAACGACACCGATAAAGCATCCAAAGAAAGGTTAAGCAAGCTGGAAAATGATTTGACTTTGctcaaagaaa cagaagaatTGACTGAACAGTGGGAACATGAGAAGTTTCTCATGACACGGATAAGATCAATTAAAGAGGAG ATTGATAGAGTTAACCTAGAGATGGAAGCTGCTGAGCGTGAGTATGACCTTAATCGTGCAGCTGAACTCAGATATGGAGTTTTGATGTCCCTTCAACGTCAATTAGAAGAGGCAGAGAAGAAACTTGCAGACTTCCGGACGTCTGGAAAATCTTTGCTTCGAGAAGAGGTCACTGATCTTGATATTGCTGAGATTGTAAGCAAATGGACTGGTATACCTTTATCAAATCTTCAACAATCCGAGAGAGACAAGTTGGTGATGCTAGAAGAGGTTCTTCACAAGAGGGTGGTTGGTCAAGATATGGCAGTTAAATCAGTCGCAGATGCTATCCGACGCTCGAGGGCAGGATTATCTGACCCAAATCGACCCATAGCAAGTTTCATGTTCATGGGCCCAACTGGTGTTGGGAAAACAGAGCTTGCAAAGGCCTTAGCTGGTTATCTTTTTAACTCTGAAAATGCTCTTGTCAGAATCGATATGAGCGAGTACATGGAAAAACATGCAGTTTCGCGCCTGGTTGGGGCCCCACCTGGTTATGTTGGTTATGAAGAAGGTGGGCAGCTAACTGAAGTGGTTCGTCGAAGACCTTATTCTGTAGTACTCTTTGATGAAATAGAGAAAGCACACCACGATGTCTTCAACATTTTGTTACAATTGTTGGATGATGGAAGAATAACTGATTCTCAAGGAAGGCATGTTAGTTTTACGAATTGTGTTGTGATAATGACCTCGAACATCGGCTCCCACTATATACTTGAGACTCTTAGCACACAGGGTGACAAGAAAGCAGTGTATGATATAATGAAAAAACAAGTTATTGAGTTAGCTAGACAAACTTTCCGCCCTGAATTCATGAATCGAATTGACGAGTATATTGTGTTCCAGCCTCTGGACTccaatcaaataaataaaattgtcgAGATACAG CTGGATCGGTTGAAAGAGAGGCTCAAACACAAGAATATTGATCTTCATTACACAATGGAAGCTGTAGAGCTTCTTGGGAAGTTGGGTTTTGACCCGAACTTTGGAGCAAGGCCAGTTAAGAGGGTAATACAACAGTTGGTTGAGAATGAAATTGCAATGGGAATCTTGAGGGGAGAGTTCAAAGAGGACAACGCAATCATTGTTGACGCCGATGTGTCTCCGTCAGCCAAAGAACTTCCTCCTCAAAACAGATTGCGCATAAAGAAACTGGAGAGCTGCTCTGTAATGGATGATGCAATGGCTGCCAATGATTGA
- the LOC132189531 gene encoding uncharacterized protein LOC132189531, with amino-acid sequence MDQIRNTIKRHEALFKEQVQALHKLYNIQKSAMQEIGRIHSHAQILACNSRSFLLADDRYSGSVLDGKHLRPSYATGQAYKDESPNLSLHPFYGLDHKGCGSSCMDSRGVETLQTAQSKPIRNFDLEKLPEEYMDESENQIEPNKSKMSDEKSFLVKRMANTDGDSSVGPNLSAIQVDSPSLKQTYPEANLRILSVNGQEIVQKFFQECTIEIKTSQDFPRMFLPAVGKSAYQDARHIEKQTLLHQGSLNFMTPTCNPVNSGKDDPEKVPEQANGLIVEGLFPKDPAILSQGSSTLPYSKGLLNQRTLSLKKISVSGNQDLNSFPLTSQTSTDNEDENPNDSDNGSNSIQSQYMKSCKDKDISIDLKDTSGLGDACCEAVQASNGGEETVQSECEEAAPHVIKDGSNPLLCSTLSGSETKHIDHSMCTNSKSTTVASSEKPDLVREGNEHLKDKSGVCETCENIAAEILLSMAPCTSQVDQQLSGTQTKAELLNFSCQRRHANNLQGGGGGASESIKWPKTVNRRSTRRRPR; translated from the exons ATGGATCAGATACGGAACACGATAAAGCGGCATGAAGCATTGTTCAAGGAACAG GTACAGGCTCTGCACAAGCTGTACAATATCCAGAAATCAGCAATGCAAGAAATAGGAAGAATTCACTCTCACGCCCAAATTCTGGCTTGTAATTCTAGGAGTTTTTTACTTGCAGATGATAGATATAGTGGTTCTGTTTTGGATGGGAAACACCTGAGGCCATCCTATGCTACTGGTCAAGCTTATAAGGATGAGTCGCCAAATCTTTCCTTGCACCCTTTCTATGGATTAGATCATAAAGGATGTGGTTCATCATGTATGGATAGCAGAGGGGTAGAAACTCTTCAAACTGCTCAAAGCAAACCGATCAGAAATTTTGATCTTGAAAAACTCCCAGAGGAGTATATGGATGAATCTGAGAATCAGATTGAGCCAAACAAGTCTAAAATGTCAGATGAAAAGTCCTTTTTGGTGAAAAGAATGGCAAACACTGATGGAGATTCGTCTGTTGGACCAAATTTATCTGCCATTCAAGTGGATTCTCCAAGTTTGAAGCAGACTTATCCGGAAGCAAACTTGAGAATACTTTCAGTAAATGGTCAAGAGATCGTTCAAAAGTTTTTCCAAGAATGTACCATTGAAATTAAAACATCACAAGATTTCCCAAGAATGTTCTTGCCTGCAGTTGGCAAGTCAGCATACCAGGATGCAAGGCACATCGAAAAGCAAACATTGTTGCATCAG GGCTCGTTGAATTTCATGACCCCCACATGTAATCCTGTGAATTCTGGAAAAGATGATCCTGAAAAAGTCCCAGAGCAAGCCAATGGTCTTATTGTGGAGGGTCTTTTCCCAAAGGACCCTGCCATCTTGTCTCAAGGTTCTTCAACCCTGCCATATAGTAAAGGATTATTGAACCAAAGGACCCTTTccttgaaaaaaatttcagtttcaGGAAATCAAGATTTGAATTCATTTCCTTTGACCTCACAAACAAGCACAGACAATGAAGATGAAAATCCGAATGACTCGGATAATGGAAGCAACAGCATTCAGTCCCAATATATGAAGAGCTGCAAGGACAAAGACATTAGCATTGACTTGAAGGATACTTCTGGACTTGGTGATGCTTGTTGTGAGGCGGTTCAGGCAAGCAATGGTGGAGAAGAAACTGTTCAGTCAGAATGTGAAGAAGCAGCTCCCCATGTCATCAAAGATGGTTCCAACCCTTTGCTCTGCTCCACTCTTTCTGGTTCAGAAACCAAACACATCGATCATAGTATGTGTACAAACTCCAAATCTACGACTGTGGCATCCTCAGAAAAACCAGATCTTGTGAGAGAAGGCAATGAGCATCTGAAAGATAAATCAGGTGTGTGTGAAACATGTGAAAATATTGCTGCAGAGATTTTGCTCAGTATGGCACCCTGCACATCACAAGTTGATCAACAACTGTCTGGCACTCAAACAAAGGCTGAGCTGCTAAACTTCAGTTGTCAGAGAAGGCATGCAAACAATTTGcaaggtggtggtggtggtgcaaGTGAATCCATAAAATGGCCAAAAACTGTTAATAGAAGGAGCACCAGGAGAAGACCCAGATAA
- the LOC132190447 gene encoding uncharacterized protein LOC132190447: MDQIRNTIKRHEALFKEQVQALHKLYNIQKSAMQEIGRIHSHAQILACNSRSFLLADDRYSGSVLDGKHLRPSYATGQAYKDESPNLSLHPFYGLDHKGCGSSCMDSRGVETLQTAQSKPIRNFDLEKLPEEYMDESENQIEPNKSKMSDEKSFLVKRMANTDGDSSVGANLSAIQVDSPSLKQTYPEANLRILSVNGQEIVQKFFQECTIEIKTSQDFPRMFLPAVGKSAYQDARHIEKQTLLHQVISSSSAFEISFQTFMNDYSILPNFINVNSAEDIFYAHTACTCKGDI; this comes from the exons ATGGATCAGATACGGAACACGATAAAGCGGCATGAAGCATTGTTCAAGGAACAG GTACAGGCTCTGCACAAGCTGTACAATATCCAGAAATCAGCAATGCAAGAAATAGGAAGAATTCACTCTCACGCCCAAATTCTGGCTTGTAATTCTAGGAGTTTTTTACTTGCAGATGATAGATATAGTGGTTCTGTTTTGGATGGGAAACACCTGAGGCCATCCTATGCTACTGGTCAAGCTTATAAGGATGAGTCGCCAAATCTTTCCTTGCACCCTTTCTATGGATTAGATCATAAAGGATGTGGTTCATCATGTATGGATAGCAGAGGGGTAGAAACTCTTCAAACTGCTCAAAGCAAACCGATCAGAAATTTTGATCTTGAAAAACTCCCAGAGGAGTATATGGATGAATCTGAGAATCAGATTGAGCCAAACAAGTCTAAAATGTCAGATGAAAAGTCCTTTTTGGTGAAAAGAATGGCAAACACTGATGGAGATTCGTCTGTTGGAGCAAATTTATCTGCCATTCAAGTGGATTCTCCAAGTTTGAAGCAGACTTATCCAGAAGCAAACTTGAGAATACTTTCAGTAAATGGTCAAGAGATCGTTCAAAAGTTTTTCCAAGAATGTACCATTGAAATTAAAACATCACAAGATTTCCCAAGAATGTTCTTGCCTGCAGTTGGCAAGTCAGCATACCAGGATGCAAGGCACATCGAAAAGCAAACATTGTTGCATCAGGTTATCTCTTCGTCCTCTGCATTTGAAATTAGTTTTCAAACTTTCATGAATGATTACAGCATTTTACCTAATTTTATTAATGTAAACTCTGCTGAGGACATCTTTTATGCACACACAGCATGCACTTGCAAAGGTGACATTTAA
- the LOC132190078 gene encoding probable CCR4-associated factor 1 homolog 7: MSILPKGDSIQIREVWSDNLEEEFALIREIVDAYKYIAMDTEFPGVVLRPVGTFKNINDYNYQTLKDNVDMLKLIQLGLTFSDEHGNLPTCGTDKFCIWQFNFREFNVSEDIFASDSIELLRQCGIDFKKNNEEGIDVNRFGELLMSSGIVLNDGVQWVTFHSGYDFGYLLKLLTCRSLPDTQAGFFDLINMYFPTVYDIKHLMKFCNSLHGGLNKLAELLEVERVGVCHQAGSDSLLTASTFRKLRETFFSGSTEKYAGVLYGLGVENGQSTN, encoded by the coding sequence ATGTCGATTTTACCGAAAGGCGATTCGATTCAAATCCGTGAGGTTTGGAGCGATAATTTGGAAGAAGAATTTGCTTTGATCCGTGAAATTGTTGACGCGTATAAGTATATTGCTATGGACACCGAGTTCCCCGGCGTGGTTCTTCGCCCCGTGGGGACGTTCAAGAATATAAATGACTATAACTATCAAACCCTGAAAGACAATGTCGATATGTTGAAGTTGATCCAATTGGGTCTCACATTTTCTGATGAGCATGGGAATCTGCCCACCTGCGGGACCGATAAGTTCTGCATCTGGCAATTCAATTTCCGCGAGTTTAATGTAAGCGAGGATATTTTCGCTAGCGATTCGATTGAGTTGTTGCGCCAGTGTGGGATTGATTTCAAGAAGAATAATGAGGAGGGCATTGATGTGAATCGCTTCGGTGAGCTCTTGATGTCGTCCGGGATTGTGTTGAATGATGGTGTGCAATGGGTTACCTTCCATAGTGGGTATGATTTCGGGTACTTGCTTAAGCTGTTGACATGCCGGAGTTTGCCCGATACACAGGCGGGGTTCTTTGATTTGATCAATATGTATTTCCCCACGGTGTACGATATCAAGCATTTGATGAAGTTTTGCAATAGCCTTCATGGAGGGTTGAACAAGCTCGCAGAGTTGTTGGAAGTGGAGAGAGTTGGTGTTTGTCATCAAGCGGGTTCTGATAGTTTGCTGACGGCTTCTACGTTTAGGAAGTTGAGGGAGACCTTCTTCAGCGGCTCTACGGAGAAGTATGCGGGTGTTCTATATGGTCTCGGTGTCGAGAATGGACAGAGTActaattga
- the LOC132190240 gene encoding cytochrome b561, DM13 and DOMON domain-containing protein At5g54830 translates to MPRKRVFLGFLLSLLHLCYADPGPNCSKTSPLVDLRYEFTMAQHQLRGVLTILDDCSFRVSQFDMLPGSDVHWWGAIAPDFANLTAGFIVSDHALNETYKNASFVVHLRQNVAWDQIRVLALWDRPTASDFGHIVLADAANKSSDSVPSLPVNAEPTMFENCKTLSENFRIRWTLNADSGSIDIGLEAATGIMNYMAFGWANPSSTSKLMIGADVAVAGFKEEGTPFVDDFHITEYSECITNLDGSVQGVCPDRNYEDSDSVGLVNNTQLVYGHRRDGVSFIRYRRLLEPVDKKYDLPVNSTASMTVIWAIGSLRPPDTIRPYYLPQNHGGPRLVAYGNLVLNVSENVDDCLGPLDAEDKEDQDLIIADASAPLVVMSGPALHYPNPPNPLKVFYINKKEAPVLRVERGVPVKFSIQAGHNVALYITSDPIGGNATLRNESEIVYAGGPQAEGVQASPMELVWKPDRNTPDQVYYNSLYEEKMGWRVEVVDGGLSDMYNNSVVLDDQQVTFFWTLSGDSISIAARGEKKSGYLAIGFGSGMVNSYAYVGWVDESGVGRVNTYWIDGKDALTVHPTSENLKYVRCRSENGIITLEFTRPLKPPCSPDERPECKNIIDRTTPLKVIWAMGARWTDRRLNVRNMHSVTSSRPVRVLLMRGSAEAEEDLRPVLAVHGFMMFLAWGILFPGGILAARYLKHVKGDGWYKIHVYLQYSGLAIVLLALLFAVAELRGFYVSSVHVKFGIAAIVLACVQPVNAFLRPKKPANGEVNSKRLLWEYFHVIVGRSAIVVGMAALISGMKHLGDRYGGENAHGLNWALMLWFMMGALIVLYLEYHEKRRRRDRIFGRSNFVLGNHEEDDSLDLLSPTGTLAEKESQQSGRMEVQLEPLSR, encoded by the coding sequence ATGCCTCGAAAACGCGTCTTCCTAGGGTTTCTTTTGAGCCTCCTCCATCTCTGCTATGCGGATCCGGGTCCGAATTGTTCCAAAACTAGCCCGCTCGTTGACCTCCGATACGAGTTCACAATGGCCCAGCACCAGCTCCGAGGCGTCCTAACCATACTCGACGATTGCTCTTTCCGGGTCTCCCAGTTCGATATGCTGCCCGGCTCCGACGTCCATTGGTGGGGCGCGATAGCACCCGATTTCGCTAACCTCACCGCCGGGTTTATCGTCTCCGACCATGCCCTCAACGAGACCTACAAGAATGCGAGCTTCGTCGTGCATTTGAGGCAGAACGTGGCCTGGGACCAGATCCGAGTCCTCGCCTTGTGGGACCGCCCCACCGCGTCGGATTTCGGCCACATCGTGCTCGCCGATGCGGCGAACAAATCGTCCGATTCGGTGCCGTCTCTCCCGGTTAACGCCGAGCCGACCATGTTCGAGAACTGCAAGACATTGTCGGAGAACTTTAGGATCCGGTGGACGTTGAATGCGGACTCGGGCTCGATCGATATTGGGTTGGAGGCGGCCACCGGGATCATGAACTACATGGCGTTCGGGTGGGCGAACCCGAGTTCGACCTCGAAGCTCATGATCGGAGCCGACGTGGCCGTGGCGGGGTTCAAGGAGGAGGGAACGCCGTTTGTGGACGACTTTCACATCACAGAGTACAGCGAGTGTATCACCAACCTGGACGGTTCGGTGCAAGGGGTTTGCCCCGATAGGAACTACGAAGATTCGGACTCGGTTGGGTTGGTGAACAACACCCAATTGGTCTACGGGCACAGGCGCGACGGCGTGTCGTTTATTAGGTATCGAAGGCTGTTGGAACCAGTCGATAAGAAGTACGATTTGCCAGTGAATTCGACGGCGAGTATGACAGTGATTTGGGCGATCGGATCGTTACGGCCACCTGATACAATTAGGCCTTACTATCTTCCCCAAAATCATGGGGGGCCGAGGCTGGTCGCGTATGGGAATTTGGTGCTGAATGTTTCTGAGAATGTGGATGATTGTTTAGGACCATTGGATGCAGAGGATAAGGAAGATCAGGACCTTATAATCGCCGATGCTAGTGCTCCGCTCGTGGTGATGTCCGGTCCGGCATTGCATTACCCAAACCCTCCGAACCCTTTGAAGGTTTTTTACATAAACAAGAAGGAGGCTCCGGTTCTGCGAGTCGAACGAGGGGTGCCGGTGAAGTTTTCGATACAAGCAGGGCATAATGTTGCTCTGTACATTACTTCTGATCCAATCGGTGGCAATGCCACATTGAGGAATGAGAGTGAGATTGTGTATGCAGGAGGGCCTCAAGCTGAAGGAGTTCAGGCCAGTCCAATGGAGTTGGTTTGGAAACCTGATAGGAATACCCCAGACCAAGTTTACTATAACTCATTGTATGAGGAGAAAATGGGGTGGAGAGTGGAGGTGGTTGATGGGGGTCTATCAGATATGTATAACAACAGTGTTGTTTTGGATGATCAGCAAGTTACATTCTTTTGGACGTTGTCTGGGGATTCGATATCGATTGCAGCTCGTGGCGAGAAGAAAAGTGGTTATCTTGCTATAGGATTTGGTAGTGGAATGGTGAATAGCTATGCTTATGTGGGTTGGGTTGACGAAAGTGGTGTAGGACGGGTAAACACATATTGGATTGATGGAAAGGATGCTTTGACTGTGCATCCGACAAGTGAGAATTTGAAATATGTGAGGTGCAGGTCAGAAAATGGGATCATCACTTTGGAATTCACACGTCCCCTGAAGCCACCTTGTAGTCCCGATGAAAGGCCGGAGTGTAAGAACATTATTGATCGCACAACTCCTCTTAAAGTTATTTGGGCAATGGGTGCTAGATGGACAGATCGACGTTTAAATGTGAGGAATATGCATTCTGTTACAAGTAGCAGGCCCGTTCGGGTGCTGCTTATGCGAGGATCGGCCGAGGCGGAAGAGGATTTAAGACCGGTGTTGGCTGTACATGGGTTTATGATGTTTCTTGCTTGGGGTATTTTGTTTCCTGGTGGAATACTGGCAGCTAGATACTTGAAGCATGTTAAAGGTGATGGATGGTACAAGATTCATGTGTACTTGCAGTACTCGGGTTTGGCGATTGTCCTACTTGCGCTTCTTTTTGCTGTGGCTGAGCTACGGGGTTTCTATGTCAGCTCAGTACATGTTAAGTTTGGGATTGCTGCAATTGTTTTGGCTTGTGTACAACCAGTGAATGCATTTCTACGGCCCAAAAAACCAGCCAACGGGGAGGTTAACTCAAAAAGGCTTCTTTGGGAGTATTTCCATGTCATTGTGGGCAGATCTGCCATTGTCGTCGGCATGGCAGCACTCATCAGTGGAATGAAGCATTTAGGAGACAGATATGGTGGTGAAAATGCTCACGGACTTAACTGGGCTTTAATGCTTTGGTTCATGATGGGTGCATTGATAGTCTTGTATCTCGAATACCATGAAAAACGTCGAAGGAGGGACAGGATTTTCGGAAGAAGCAACTTTGTTCTGGGTAACCATGAGGAAGATGACTCTCTTGATCTCTTAAGCCCAACCGGTACTCTTGCAGAAAAGGAGTCACAACAGTCTGGAAGAATGGAAGTTCAGTTAGAACCTTTAAGTAGATAG